From a single Lolium rigidum isolate FL_2022 chromosome 7, APGP_CSIRO_Lrig_0.1, whole genome shotgun sequence genomic region:
- the LOC124673783 gene encoding nuclear pore complex protein NUP214-like, whose product MAAPRELDLSDEVEGEQDCTTDFVFRLSGDPVPVLPRASAPLPLFDLQSPPARPLAVSNRHAAVFLAHPNGFIAARTKALIEASKEAREKGKASTRCAQDCCVADVPLPGASLLALSRDESVLAACAGSEIKFFSVTSLLTDKDVEPSSSCSLGQSGTVKDFKWLNHAYIVLSNAGLLSHGSLGEEDLKDVMENVDAVDCSKDGNHIAVARKNSLRLLSSDLKETCCMALLFQLCSESDSEGTDIKVDSIGWVRDDSIVVGCVRLNEESNEVGYLVQVIRSGGNTFFESSSKPVVFSYDFFGGIMDDILPSGAGPNLLLGYLHRWDLMVYSNKKSTDDHISLLKWPSITDDERTVVYLEMVEDKYSPRIDLQENGDDNVILGFGVENVSLFQKITVPVGPEQKEVAPQHLLLCLTSEGKLIIYYLARISDPSDLPQTSPSSIEDSNVNKQISPATVSGKDLTPSVTSSMPKSLLAEPGAEPSSAHAERDQHASRDAESSPSVSKNKDIAGSSLSITSDKKSLNTKQVNMDSPFAPPSSSAPTSNTKPGMPFSFSTANNVGLNSTGSKGSSELISSWQPNNSSSFANSQLGKGGLDSAKPLGAFGGSQNTTKGGGSLTFKSSLFSSDGSGPVKTSERNEGTGFGSYSAQTSYTTEKKVLGSSAGLSPAPSLPISPNKLSGSSSAGFRAGNLEVLPTSHGSPLPQQTIGKSHNNRTHTSADSRNVKLGKMFDTEQDLSKKFYSINDMTEELDTLLAYIEKDGGFRDACITLQQRPLSVLEGDLQNFLELLQVFKNKLEEQCSKADDLRNKMFQVSARQAYMKGILSQSSDTQYWDIWNRQKLSPEFEAKRQNILKANQNLTNQLVELERHFNNLEMNKFGETGRVASSRRVVYSNKPRSRYLH is encoded by the exons ATGGCGGCGCCGCGCGAGCTGGACCTCTCCGACGAGGTGGAGGGCGAGCAGGACTGCACCACCGACTTCGTCTTCCGCCTCTCCGGCGACCCCGTCCCCGTCCTGCCCCGAGCCTCCGCCCCGCTCCCCCTCTTCGACCTCCAGTCCCCGCCCGCGCGCCCGCTCGCCGTCTCCAACCGCCACGCCGCCGTGTTCCTCGCCCACCCCAACG GGTTTATCGCCGCGCGGACCAAGGCGCTGATCGAGGCCAGCAAGGAGGCGCGGGAGAAGGGCAAGGCCAGCACCCGCTGCGCGCAAGACTGCTGCGTCGCGGACGTGCCCCTCCCCGGCGCCTCGCTCCTGGCGCTCTCGCGCGACGAGTCCGTGCTTGCTGCCTGCGCCGGCAGCGAGATCAAATTCTTCTCGGTTACCTCGTTGCTCACTGATAAG GATGTTGAGCCGTCCTCATCATGTAGCCTGGGACAATCTGGCACTGTTAAAGATTTCAAGTGGCTAAATCACGCCTATATTGTACTCTCAAATGCTGGACTGCTATCTCATGGGAGTTTGGGGGAAGAAGACCTCAAGGATGTGATGGAAAATGTTGATGCTG TTGACTGTTCCAAGGATGGGAATCACATTGCTGTTGCAAGAAAGAATTCACTCAGGTTATTATCCTCAGATTTGAAGGAAACATGTTGCATGGCCCTCTTGTTTCAGTTGTGTTCTGAGAGTGATTCAGAGGGCACCGACATCAAAG TGGATTCCATTGGTTGGGTGCGCGATGATAGTATTGTTGTCGGTTGTGTTCGATTGAATGAAGAAAGCAACGAAGTGGGTTATCTGGTCCAAGTTATAAGAAGCGGAGGCAATACATTTTTCGAG AGCTCAAGCAAGCCAGTTGTTTTTAGCTACGATTTTTTTGGAGGTATCATGGATGATATTTTACCATCTGGTGCTGGACCAAATTTGCTATTGGGCTATCTTCATCGCTG GGATCTCAtggtttattcaaataaaaagagCACAGATGACCACATTTCGCTTTTGAAATGGCCGTCCATAACTGATGATGAAAGAACTGTGGTATACCTTGAAATGGTGGAGGATAAATATAGTCCTAGGATTGATCTGCAAG AGAATGGCGATGACAATGTCATATTGGGATTTGGTGTGGAGAATGTTTCATTATTTCAGAAGATCACAGTACCGGTCGGACCTGAACAGAAGGAGGTTGCTCCTCAACATCTTCTACTTTGTTTGACTAGTGAAGGGAAACTAATTATTTATTATCTTGCCAG GATTTCTGACCCTTCCGATTTACCTCAAACAAGTCCGTCTTCTATTGAAGATAGTAATGTGAATAAACAAATTTCTCCTGCAACTGTATCTGGAAAGGACTTGACTCCAAGTGTTACAAGCTCAATGCCCAAGAGCCTGCTCGCAGAACCTGGGGCTGAGCCATCTAGTGCACATGCAG AGAGAGACCAGCATGCATCAAGAGATGCAGAGAGCAGTCCCTCAGTTTCAAAAAATAAGGACATAGCTGGCAGTTCGTTGTCTATCACTTCCGATAAGAAGTCATTGAATACCAAGCAAGTGAACATGGATTCCCCATTTGCACCTCCCTCGAGCTCAGCACCAACAAGCAACACAAAACCTGGAATGCCATTCAGCTTTTCTACTGCTAATAATGTTGGCCTGAATTCAACAGGGAGCAAGGGATCTAGTGAATTAATTTCTTCCTGGCAACCGAACAACAGCAGCAGTTTTGCAAACAGCCAACTTGGTAAAGGTGGCCTTGATTCAGCCAAACCACTGGGAGCATTTGGGGGATCTCAGAACACTACAAAAGGTGGTGGTAGCCTTACTTTTAAATCATCATTGTTCAGCTCTGACGGATCAGGTCCAGTTAAGACCTCAGAAAGGAATGAGGGTACTGGTTTTGGAAGCTACTCGGCGCAAACCAGCTACACTACTGAGAAAAAAGTTCTTGGGTCCTCAGCTGGCTTAAGTCCTGCACCATCGTTGCCGATTTCTCCAAATAAACTGTCTGGATCTTCATCTGCTGGGTTTAGGGCAGGAAATCTCGAAGTACTTCCTACCTCCCATGGATCACCTCTGCCACAGCAAACCATTGGCAAATCACATAACAACCGGACTCATACGTCAGCGGATTCAAGAAATGTTAAGTTAGGCAAAATGTTTGATACTGAACAAGATCTATCTAAAAAGTTTTACAGT ATAAATGATATGACCGAGGAGTTAGACACCCTCCTGGCATACATAGAAAAAGACGGTGGTTTCAGAGATGCTTGCATAACTTTGCAGCAGCGTCCTCTTTCAGTTCTTGAGGGTGATCTGCAAAACTTTTTGGAATTATTGCAGGTCTTCAAG AACAAATTAGAGGAACAATGTTCAAAAGCTGATGATCTGCGAAATAAGATGTTCCAAG TTTCTGCTAGGCAAGCTTATATGAAGGGAATTCTCAGTCAGTCTTCAGATACTCAGTACTGGGATATCTGGAACCGCCAGAAATTGAGTCCAGAATTTGAAGCGAAAAGGCAAAATATTCTCAAAGCTAATCAG AATTTGACAAATCAGCTGGTAGAGCTGGAGAGGCACTTCAATAATCTGGAGATGAACAAATTTGGTGAAACAGGAAGAGTTGCTTCTAGTCGTAGAGTTGTTTATTCCAACAAGCCACGGTCTAG ATATCTGCACTAA